TACTCGAATCCAAATGCGATTTGTTTATTACAGAGTGCGTGATTGCCAATGCAGCATTGATTCTGGAAAAAAATGCAAAAAAAGGAAATAAAGGTATATACAAAAAGTAAATAATGTCTTCGTTTAATCTATCAGATACCAAAAGACAGTATAATAAAAAATATGTAAACAAAACAAACACATAAAATAAGTAAACCATAAAGTATAAAGCTAAAACATATGCGTCTGGTAGGGTGTAAAACAAATAGATGGTATAAAAAGTTATAACAAATGGTAAAATAATTTGCATAAAATAGATTATAATTATTGTTGATATATAATTAGCCCAATTTAACAATCTTGGTCTTATATTATCCAAATATTTACGACCTATAAGATAAAATAAATCTCCTTCCCAACGAAGCCTTTGTTTAAAGTAACCCAAAAATGTTTCTGGCACATCTGTGTGCCCTATTACATAAGGGTCAAAAACAATTTTCCAGTTTTTATTTCTTCCAAAGTATTGCTTGATTCTTGTTGTAATATCAAGATCTTCTGCTGTACCAGTATCCCACCCACCTATTAAGTCCAAAATTTTCTTTCTAAAAACCCCAAAAGCCCCAGATATATTATTTACAATACCAAAAGCAGACAAACCTGTTTTGCCAGCTGATATACCCAAAATATACTCTAAGGCTTGAAGTCTTGTAGCTAATGATTTGCTAGCATTTCTTACGCGTAAATTACCAGAAACCGCAACTACATTGTCATTGTTAAAGTGTTTAACAGCATTTACTACCATGTTATTATCAAAAGAAGTATCTCCATCTAAAGCCATAAAGATCTCTCCACAAGCTATTTTTAGTGCTGCATTTAAAGAAGAAACCCTACCACCTCGCTGCCATTTAGGTATTATAAGTAATTTTCTATTAGTAGTGTTTTCGACAAATTCTTTACAACTTTGTACGGCTAGCAAAGTATCTTTATTTTGTAGCGCGCCATCGACAACAGCTATGATTTCAATTAAACCAGGATATGTTTGAAAGGTTAAAGATTTGATTGTATTTATAACGCTTTTTCCTTCAGAATAACAAGTAATACAACAACTAACATGTGGTAATTGAGTTAATAAATCGCTTTGTGCTAGTTGTTGTTTGGCAAATCTAAATATGCCTATCATTGTTATTAGTTGCAAAGGGCCCTCAAAAAATACTATAAAAGGCGTAAACATAAGTATAAATACCAAAAGTGAATTATGGGATGCTATTATGTTAGAAAAAGCTAAATAAATTGAATCAATCATCTGTTTTATCCAATTTATTCATTAAAAATTCAGCGTTAATTTCTGAGTCTATTTCGGAAGAGTATTGTATATTAATGTAAACTTTAATTTTTACACCACTTTCTGGTTGTATGCTATTTACCAGTTTATTAATTCTATTACAAATACCCTTTTTTTTCGTAGCAGGTAAAAAAATCCATAATTTGTATTCGTCATCTCTGCACACAATATCTGTATTGCGCAGCATCTCGCTTATGCGTTGTGCTAATGCTCTATAAATTTCTATAGATTGACTAATTCCATAGAATTGAATTATTTCTTCGATATTCTGAAACTTAATTAGTGCTAACGCAAATGAAAAATTACTATCTCTTTTGTAAAGTTTTATAAACCAATCCAATAAGAGTTGAAAATATTCTAAAGAAACATATTTCAAGCTTTCACTTAAAACTGAAAATATAATTTTCTTTTGCTCAAGCAAAAGCCATTCTCTACCATACAAAGTCATTTCAATGCTGTAAAATTCTTGTATATTTAACTTATCTGGACTGCCTTCTTCTCCACACGCAATACAGCGGTATATTGTTTCAGGTTCTTCAAACACATAACCACAACTGTTGCAAATATAT
This DNA window, taken from Desulfurella sp., encodes the following:
- a CDS encoding glycosyltransferase, with the translated sequence MIDSIYLAFSNIIASHNSLLVFILMFTPFIVFFEGPLQLITMIGIFRFAKQQLAQSDLLTQLPHVSCCITCYSEGKSVINTIKSLTFQTYPGLIEIIAVVDGALQNKDTLLAVQSCKEFVENTTNRKLLIIPKWQRGGRVSSLNAALKIACGEIFMALDGDTSFDNNMVVNAVKHFNNDNVVAVSGNLRVRNASKSLATRLQALEYILGISAGKTGLSAFGIVNNISGAFGVFRKKILDLIGGWDTGTAEDLDITTRIKQYFGRNKNWKIVFDPYVIGHTDVPETFLGYFKQRLRWEGDLFYLIGRKYLDNIRPRLLNWANYISTIIIIYFMQIILPFVITFYTIYLFYTLPDAYVLALYFMVYLFYVFVLFTYFLLYCLLVSDRLNEDIIYFLYIPLFPFFAFFSRINAALAITHSVINKSHLDSSMAPWWVLKKGKF